From Rattus rattus isolate New Zealand chromosome 17, Rrattus_CSIRO_v1, whole genome shotgun sequence, the proteins below share one genomic window:
- the LOC116886427 gene encoding leptin receptor overlapping transcript-like 1 — MAGIKALISLSFGGAIGLMFLILGCALPIYNQYWPLFVLFFYILSPIPYCIARRLVDDTDAMSNACKELAIFLTTGVVVSAFGLPVVFARAHLIEWGACALVLTGNTVIFATILGFFLVFGSNDDFSWQQW, encoded by the coding sequence ATGGCGGGCATCAAAGCTTTAATTAGTTTGTCCTTTGGAGGAGCGATCGGACTGATGTTTTTGATACTTGGATGTGCCCTTCCAATATACAACCAATACTGGCCCCTCTTCGTTCTCTTCTTTTACATCCTCTCGCCCATTCCGTACTGCATAGCCAGAAGATTGGTGGACGACACAGACGCCATGAGCAACGCTTGTAAGGAGCTCGCCATATTCCTCACCACAGGTGTCGTCGTCTCGGCCTTTGGGCTCCCTGTAGTGTTTGCCAGGGCACATCTGATTGAGTGGGGAGCATGCGCACTTGTTCTCACCGGAAACACAGTCATCTTCGCGACTATTCTAGGCTTCTTCCTGGTCTTCGGGAGCAATGATGACTTCAGCTGGCAGCAATGGTGA